Part of the Mus caroli chromosome 1, CAROLI_EIJ_v1.1, whole genome shotgun sequence genome, TActgtatgtaaaaatataaagtgttttatgtatataatatccatataatatatactaacaggcttatacacacacaaatgtatagaaataaaacatttgggtaactattcttttaaaatataatataaaagccTTTATATTTGGGTTCAATATAAAAATAGTGAACTTACTCTTATACCAAAGTACCATGAAGTTAATGCTACTAAATTTTACCCAGTCACAAAATCAAGATGAAATCCATATAGATGGATGTattgatagatacatatatttgTCAATGTATATGGTATGTTTAACAATCATCGTCAGGGAGTGTTTAACCAAAAAAGGTACAAGTGTATAGTTACAGAGTAACTACAGAGTGGGGCAGCGAGCTGAAGAAGGCAGAGCAGCATTACAGCCATTCTGAACCAGctcgggcgggcgggcgggcgggcgaaGCACAGAGATGCTTGCGATGCttattcttcttcctttataTCAACACAAGCATCACTGGCATGGCATTCAATGCTGGCCCTGCAAAGGCTTCCTGATAATTGATGATTAGAGCTAAAGACTTCACTCCAGTTGGTAAAAGGGTAAATTTGGGGGAGATAAAATTTCACTTCACAATGAATGGTGCATTTAccatttaagaatttaaaattaaaaaaaaaaaaagttattttaatacaCAGAAATGAGTTTCAAAACAGCCCAGTAACAAAGCCACTTTGCTTCTTATGTAATAAACACTACATACTTTCTAGGCTAAATCTTGCCAAATACTATCCAAGACAAAACTAAAATCAAGACTTAAAAAAAAGTGGACACCTTTTACTCACACTTAATACTAGTCAATTTTCCAGGAATTTTTTGGGCAGGGAATATCCCcaaatctaaaatgaaaaaaaggaaaaattgggATCTTACATTAGTTATTCAATCTGAAACATCTAATAGACTTAATAAAAGTCATCACTTTGTGGCCTCCCACTCAGTCACAGAAACAGACTCTCCGAGTGGAAAGGCACCTGTGGGGCCACTGAGACAGTTCACTCATTTCAGCAATGATGCCTAACACAGTAAAGTTTCAACTGCTTATCTCAGTTAAAAATACAGTTCCAAACTGCAGTTAGGAACATCATGCTATGGACCAGAAGCAcccttgaaaaaaaatgaacaagctATAGAAATATTCTCTGGGAAACTCATATGGGGTCTGCCACGTTCATGAGGCTTGCATGTTTTTTGATTTTACAAACATCTAATGTTTTTTACTAATGGGTTATTTTAAAGGCACCTATATAATCCCTGTTTTTGGTACTATATTataaaaagcaaatcaaagacCAAAAGTCATTTTCTAATTGTTTTGTAATGTTCCCTTTTATATAGACCCAATCCTAAATATAAAAGACAATTCTATCATACCCAGTAACCTGACATTATAAACTGACCAGTGTGAGGCaattataatttctaaaaatgaaacaattttgtGGGTTTTCATTCTGTCAGGCTGTGTCAGgggttttaaagaaattaaaaaacaggGAAGGGAAAGACTATGTTAATGCAGTCACTAACACATTCTAAACACCTTTGTGCTCATAGAAGTCCTGAATcactgtatttatataaataataactgAGTAACCCAATCTTCCACAGTGGAAGAAGTTTTTACTCTAATCAATGGCTAGCTCAATCTACCAACCAGAAATACCCAAGTCCTTCAACGCTTCACTGTATTTTCTCGTTAACACTACCCTCTCTCTCGAGTGATACAAGTGACACTTTGATAGATGTTAGTTATACTGAGTTACAACTGTGAAATTTTCAAAGTTAACCTTCATTTTGTCATCATTACACTGCCTCTGTGGGGTTTTCAGCCTTTCTGTAATTTCGATTTCCTcaggtttttcatttttgtaaggCAGGATCTTAACAGGTTGCctgggctggtctcaaactcatgtgTTAAAGTCATAACCCAGCCTCAGTGTCTCAAATAGCCAGGACTACAGGCACTGTGAACACAcccagccattttttttaaaggataaataGTACGACTACATATAGTAACAACAGCAATAAGATATAGTAATAAAGCGAAAGCTGCCCATTTTAAGGAGGAAACGGAAAAGGAAATTAAGGtagtatttctttttcattgttctgAACAGCCTTATTTTCAGGGTCCCAGCTCAGAATCAATGTAGAATAGTCATAGTTAACATTCTCCAAGTTCATTTTCAGAAATATGAGCTGTTCTATATTATCAAAGTCCATGTTCATGATCTGCTTTGGATGAAAGTGGCTATTTGTGGTAAACATGCATTCAGATTGCCAACTACACATGGGGCAACTCAGATACTGAATGGCAACTTGGGTCAAAGCTGGCCATATGCTCACCTTCCTCTGCCAGTAAACCAAAGGGTCATCACCTCCTGAGAGCTCTGAATACTTCTCTTTGAAGTACTCATCCACTACTGCTACCGCAGAGGGGAGCAAGAAGCTTTTGCTCCCAACAGCAGCACTGCCTGTGGCTGAGCTATCCATAGAACCTGCACTGGAGGTGCCTTCTTTTATAGAAGTAAACGAATCAGTTCCTAACCTAACTAAAGGGCCAGATGTTTCAGAACTTGAAATCTGGCAGGCCCCGGGCGAAGATTCCATATAATTACAAACCTCTTCTGCAAGGATCTGTTTGTAAGTTTCTAAATCAGCACCTTGAGGAAAAAAGTCCTCCAAACTGTTCTTAAAACAAGGATCTAACAAAGTAGCCAAGATACAATGCTTGGATTTGAGCATGGCACTTAGTAAGGCATCACTTTCAAGTTTCAAAGATAAACTGTCCACCAGATTGAGGGCCTGAGTAATACCTCTGACCTGAAAATCTTCTCTGAGTCTCTGCAGGGAAAAGAGGAGATGGTGGATTAGGGGTAGCACCTGATTCAATCCTGTTGTCTTCACACTCACTCTCTGAGTGGCCTCCTCAAATGGCTTAAGAATATCACAAACGTATGTCATTAGAGTCCACTGAAGGGAGGTAAGTACAACTCCACTGGCTCGGCCCAGACTATGGTGAACAGAGTAGCAATGTTCTAAAAGCCATTTTAACATGTAAAAGGTAGAAATCCAGTGGCCAGTTTCATCCTGCTTCAGATTCTTCCATGGAAGCTGGTGATCATTTTGGAATTCTTGTAGTATCTGGCGGGCTTTGACAGAATGGCTAAAATGATGGCAGGTTTTCCTAGCAGCCACTAACATATTCTCAATACTTTTGTGCTCACAGAAAAAGTCCTGAATCACTATATTTAGACAATGCAGGAAGCATGGCACATGGGTAAAGCCACCACCTTTGATTGCATGTACCACATTAGAAGAATTGTCAGAAACAATGAAGCTAGGGATAAGGAAATTAGGAGAAAGCCACAGACCAATCTGGTCATTTAATTCTTGCAAAATGTTAGTTATCAAACAGTCTTTGGCTAAACCTGTAACACAAAGTACTGCCCACTTTCTAAAATTGGGAGTCCCACCATTACTGGGAGAAGATGCAGTTTCCAAAGAGACCCAGTGTACAGTCACAATGAAATAGTCAGTGGAAGGGTCATGAGTCCATATGTCAGCAGTCAGGTGGATCTTTTGGCTTTGAACATTCTCTAAAGTTAAGAAAATTTTTTCTCTAACAGAATCATATAACTGAGGTACAGCTTTGGTGAAAAAGTAAGTCTCTGATGGCAATCTATAGTCAGGAGCGACAATCTGTAGAAACCTTTGAAACGCTGGGGTTGAGAAATAGTTGTACGGATGCAGATCCTCCACAATCATCTGAATAACTGCCTGACTTATTTGATTTGCGGCTGCATTTTCACAATGTGTCGTCgtttctctctcttgtgtgtgcacCAGATTATCTTGCTCTGCAACAGGAATAGGACTCTCAGATCTATTTTCAACCTCTAAACAAGGGGGTTCATCTGTATCAGAGTCACTGAGGTCCTCAGCTGTTAAATCTTGGCTGCCTGATGACTTCTCTCCAGGCATAGTATCATTCAGGAGATCACTGTTCTCTGTTTCAGTCTCATCTAAGCCGTTCCCAATAGCACCACTATCTTTGTTGGCAACAGCCCAATGGATGGGATGCGTGGCCTGAAGATGTCGTTGAAGTGTTGAAGTTCCTAAGTGGGAACCTGGCCTACCCCGGCTCACACTTCTTTTACATATGTTACACACAGCTCTTGAGATGTGCTGAGGGTCAgtataaaaaaaattccaaactgCAGATGTCTTGGCTCTCGTTCCTGGAATTAAGGCATGCTTGACAATGTTGCTTTTGATGAGAAAGCGCCCTCTTTTTGCCCTCAGGGCATCAGATGCTGATTTATCACGTTTCTTACCCATTCTGTTTTCATCTACAGAATCAGTAGGAATATACTCAAAGCTCCCATTGCTTCCAGGAGAAGAAGGAGACAACGATAAATCCAAGGTAAAGTCCTCCTCCCCATTAGTGACTCCAAACTTATTGGCCCTGGTCCAGTGAGGAGAATGCCTTGCCTGAAGATGTCTTTGAAGAGTAGATGTACCAAGATGGCTGCCTGGCTTACCCCTGCTGACACTTTTTTCACACAGGTTACAAATTGCTCTCCAGGTGTATTGGGGGTCAACATGAAAGAAGTGCCACACAATGGAGGTTTTGGCTCTGGTACTAGGCAGATAGATTTGCTTTTCTATATTGCCCTCAAAAAGACTTTCTTCATCGTGCTCAGGGGCACTGGAAGCTAACGAAGCAGGGGCATCAGCAACAGGTCTCCCAGACCCCAAATCCTTACTAAACTTTTTGGCAAGAATCAATTTTTTTCGGCGTCTTTTCCCCTTAATTCGCaaacccttctttcttttctttttagcagGCAATTTCGTCTCTTTATTCGCTCCTTCTGCCACCATCTTTCCCTCTACCACATCGTCTTCGTCTGTATTTGAATTAATGGAAACGCACCCCAGAATCCCAGCATCACCAAAAGTACggcatcttctgccaggagag contains:
- the Zbed6 gene encoding zinc finger BED domain-containing protein 6, encoding MSVCTLSVPVSSISPGRRCRTFGDAGILGCVSINSNTDEDDVVEGKMVAEGANKETKLPAKKKRKKGLRIKGKRRRKKLILAKKFSKDLGSGRPVADAPASLASSAPEHDEESLFEGNIEKQIYLPSTRAKTSIVWHFFHVDPQYTWRAICNLCEKSVSRGKPGSHLGTSTLQRHLQARHSPHWTRANKFGVTNGEEDFTLDLSLSPSSPGSNGSFEYIPTDSVDENRMGKKRDKSASDALRAKRGRFLIKSNIVKHALIPGTRAKTSAVWNFFYTDPQHISRAVCNICKRSVSRGRPGSHLGTSTLQRHLQATHPIHWAVANKDSGAIGNGLDETETENSDLLNDTMPGEKSSGSQDLTAEDLSDSDTDEPPCLEVENRSESPIPVAEQDNLVHTQERETTTHCENAAANQISQAVIQMIVEDLHPYNYFSTPAFQRFLQIVAPDYRLPSETYFFTKAVPQLYDSVREKIFLTLENVQSQKIHLTADIWTHDPSTDYFIVTVHWVSLETASSPSNGGTPNFRKWAVLCVTGLAKDCLITNILQELNDQIGLWLSPNFLIPSFIVSDNSSNVVHAIKGGGFTHVPCFLHCLNIVIQDFFCEHKSIENMLVAARKTCHHFSHSVKARQILQEFQNDHQLPWKNLKQDETGHWISTFYMLKWLLEHCYSVHHSLGRASGVVLTSLQWTLMTYVCDILKPFEEATQRVSVKTTGLNQVLPLIHHLLFSLQRLREDFQVRGITQALNLVDSLSLKLESDALLSAMLKSKHCILATLLDPCFKNSLEDFFPQGADLETYKQILAEEVCNYMESSPGACQISSSETSGPLVRLGTDSFTSIKEGTSSAGSMDSSATGSAAVGSKSFLLPSAVAVVDEYFKEKYSELSGGDDPLVYWQRKVSIWPALTQVAIQYLSCPMCSWQSECMFTTNSHFHPKQIMNMDFDNIEQLIFLKMNLENVNYDYSTLILSWDPENKAVQNNEKEILP